A region of the Anaerolineales bacterium genome:
CCCAGTCACCGCTGCCGTCCCAGAGCGCATTGTAGGCGTCCGGGCCGAGCTCGCCCAGCAGGACCACTTCCATCAGGTGCATGGCGGTCCACTGCTCACCCATCGACAAGCAGATCTTGCCGGCAGCTTCGACCGTCTCGCAGGCGGTGAAGAACTCGTCCCAGGTTGTAGGCACCTGTACACCCAGCTCGGCGAGCAGGGCGGGGTTGGTCCACATCACATTGGCGCGGTGGATGTTCACCGGCACCGAGTAGATCTGATCGCCCTTCGAGATCAAGGGCAGCAGCGTGGCCGGCATGACCTTGCCGAAGCCTTCTTCCTCGAACAGGCTGTTGAGGGGCTCGATCTGACCAGCAGCCACGTAGGTGCCGATGATCTCCTGCCCGGCGTGAGCCTGCCAGGAGTCCGGCGGATCGCCGGCCTGCAGGCGGCTGGCCAGCACGGCGCGGGCGTTGGTGCCGGCGCCGCCAGCAACAGCGGCGTTGATGAACTCGGTCTTCGGATACTCGGCGGCGAAGATCTTGATCATGGCATCCAGGCCGGCAGCCTCACCACCGCCTGTCCACCACGAGAAGACCTCGACCTGATCGGCCCCGGCTGGCGCCGCGCCGCCGCAGGCAGCCAGCAAGGCCACCACTATCAGCAGGGCGATCGTTGTAGAAAGCTTGCGGATCATCTTGACTTCCTCCTTGAGAGTTGGACGAACTGACATCGATCGTAACCTGTGGCTGGAACTTGTGGGTGGTGTCTATCACCTCCCTTCCTGGAAGAATGGTATCTCAACAATGCCAAACCCATACCCTGGTCAGCCCGGCACCATTTCTCGGCGCTGGAGGACTGCTCCGGCTAGCGCCGGCTCCGGGAGCACCAAGCGTGGCCTGCTCAACAGTTCGTGGAGCACCAGCGCCACGCCACCGATCACGCAGGCATCGGCCTGGAACTTCGATAGAACGATGCGCGCCGCCCGGCGCGATTCCCCAATGGCGCGAGACTCGACCACCTCCCGGGCCCGAGGCAGCAGGTACTCGTGCGCCAGGCTCAGCGAGCCGCCGAAGGCGACCAGCGTCGGGTTGAGCAGGTTGACCAGATTGGCGATGCCGATGCCCAGGTAGGTTCCGGTCTCACTCAGTGCCCGCTGAGCGACGGCGTCTCCCTGGCGGGCCGCCTGCAGGATGACCTCCAGCGTCATGGAATCCGGGCCATCGCCGTTGCGGTCGCGCAGCCGGCTGGCCTCGCCGGCCTGCAGGGCGGCATCGACACGCTCAACCAAGGCGCGCAGGCTGGCCAGCCGTTCCCAGCAGCCTTGATTACCGCAGCGGCAGATCGGGCCGTCGGGGTCGATCGTTGTGTGCCCGGCCTCGCCGGCATAGCCGCTGACCCCCGAATAGATCTGACCGCCTATGACCAGGCCGGCGCCCAGGCCGATGTTGGCGACCACGTAGGCGAAGGTGTCAACATCCTGGGCAACGCCGAAGTAGCGCTCGGCCAG
Encoded here:
- a CDS encoding extracellular solute-binding protein, with amino-acid sequence MIRKLSTTIALLIVVALLAACGGAAPAGADQVEVFSWWTGGGEAAGLDAMIKIFAAEYPKTEFINAAVAGGAGTNARAVLASRLQAGDPPDSWQAHAGQEIIGTYVAAGQIEPLNSLFEEEGFGKVMPATLLPLISKGDQIYSVPVNIHRANVMWTNPALLAELGVQVPTTWDEFFTACETVEAAGKICLSMGEQWTAMHLMEVVLLGELGPDAYNALWDGSGDWGSAEVTAALGTYAEVLKHVNSDAAGLTWQDASQLVANGDAAFNIMGDWCDGYFSGTAEGGNLGLVPGEGYGWAPPPGTDGTFQFLSDSFTLAKGAPHAEGALAWLKTAGSKAGQEAFNPVKGSICARTDCDATLFNAYLQTAMADWASDRVVGSLTHGVTANDTWKNEINTALGLFLTDTNRNVEAFQSALVAAAAAYPNK
- a CDS encoding ROK family protein, with amino-acid sequence GVLLELDPDVGWVIGAEIGVGHLSVVVANLRAGVSWRRQAFFDRSDSLESVLDQLTSLLRQARQHCQRRGRPLMGAGIAVPGLVDVSSGTLVFEPNMGWREVPLREALSTRLHLPIYVDNDANAAALAERYFGVAQDVDTFAYVVANIGLGAGLVIGGQIYSGVSGYAGEAGHTTIDPDGPICRCGNQGCWERLASLRALVERVDAALQAGEASRLRDRNGDGPDSMTLEVILQAARQGDAVAQRALSETGTYLGIGIANLVNLLNPTLVAFGGSLSLAHEYLLPRAREVVESRAIGESRRAARIVLSKFQADACVIGGVALVLHELLSRPRLVLPEPALAGAVLQRREMVPG